A section of the Acipenser ruthenus chromosome 39, fAciRut3.2 maternal haplotype, whole genome shotgun sequence genome encodes:
- the LOC117969035 gene encoding uncharacterized protein LOC117969035 isoform X6 — protein sequence MGSGRASPLGGDVDLCGLDNQIEGILEMWKIGDDSPGLKEPWSHPDGEILERNGDWTMTISSERQLLTERRVPGIPAHRDPFTSCLTRHFCILQDRDLKRNRSLTALEGMIERQIREERKQRRVEELHSFGNAVGSASQSVTVLPGTLECQRAGERAVREEELQQWQGDSVVFSDCSAHFELSESEGEGQLAKGECFENVSESGMGPVSVNHMEGLNYLKPQPVGESGDLLPSGSFSLLKLEEMLIQQKPAPQLCVVTNNRAARECTGRWAPKLEDDGARCNENSVKTPGIRNNVASEKDHISSVKAEETYLAPLQEIVIPEDDIRREKVYPLASLKNNPRDVKSPEKDTLPENEVQIVKVSPEEDFKVFRLADDVISTPEDDVISTPEDDVIVVGVLNKGLSTQNDDLTSAKDQNGSTAFSEDTIVLKVQKDLTSVKPTNDLQHVVTDSPQSSCVLPKTDDTTATDPADGSSSLPGGFTVSQESNDTCVRVSEYTTGLQEDEVTGISIPSDHISSQKDPTPLKPSDHDCVASEDVIFVCDVNLKTDAAGSKHKGSGFVSKRDDVVVVLSKGTVSENDGVPCVLNDPTTSQADKPTTAGMLEKGIASQNNNLLSGSITNKSSQKADASANSFKNDVVFSKDDMTVNICSARTQKDLSTAGKLESEVLNQTIPENVSTPDFTAVGDSSRSQGGDAEVLALQPMLEKDAVSLKSSRAPGHVLLHKVDVLCANAQENATFQNDFPNITIQKDVSKKSARVSENAITNLTNYVHSFKVLNDRAMSKPDGTHGARVFRSHVTGVSIPKACRTDLRAAAVERQSPGDGSSQGKRCPGAGVEGISRKWTSVDANQKRARVASDWSNTLGEEKFMPKVSFHPTTPPPGRPSSQDPQKRSFEDSVTNTGVPSAKKLCTVESILEVGRDETLKYSSKPSRGVVASARQLQNAQEATKDGTSTQTYRAGDHSNGSRTVRDGFAMLGHSASVLKFTKEQREISESLNFRSQGMKRDWMSIPKQESTGELRTVSHHRKDQSRATRERLRVPWDDVAVMGNVSSMVLTEKSRALDPAASRALVDRTAESLRNAHKYVTPLKREPQQTSRESRERQCLGRGSVPVEEELSPSAPLLGPSSLEQLNRMLTRAGWDVPGSGDRALQKAESSSVSYRASMHDCEARLPGDRTPEQIESLFLGSRSPHQAEHLFSGGQASEDRTQRQVESELFGDSAPGSRLLLQGAHSSMGRARQQPMRLHLSSGSGLRIRVAQGAELEMVMPDGAELTIDFPAAQGSATNETGRAYKEDAEEGPRWVN from the exons ATGGGCAGTGGCCGGGCCTCCCCACTTGGGGGCGATGTGGATCTGTGCGGACTGGACAATCAGATAGAGGGCATTCTGGAAATGTGGAAGATAGGAGATGACAGCCCCGGTCTAAAGGAGCCTTGGAGTCACCCAG ACGGAGAGATCCTAGAACGGAATGGGGACTGGACAATGACCATCTCCTCAGAAAGGCAGCTACTCACTGAGAGGCGAGTGCCGGGGATCCCAGCTCACAGAGATCCCTTTACTTCG TGCCTCACCCGCCACTTCTGTATCCTG CAGGACAGAGATCTAAAGAGAAACCGAAGCCTGACAGCACTGGAGGGAATGATTGAGCGACAGATTCGAGAGGAGAGGAAACAAAGGAGAGTGGAGGAGCTTCA CAGTTTTGGGAATGCTGTCGGCAGCGCATCCCAGAGTGTGACCGTGCTGCCGGGAACGCTGGAGTGTCAGAGAGCTGGAGAACGAGCGGTCAGAGAGGAGGAGCTGCA GCAATGGCAGGGGGATAGCGTCGTCTTCTCAGATTGCTCTGCTCACTTTGAATTGTctgagagcgagggagagggacAGCTGGCCAAAGG GGAGTGCTTTGAGAACGTTTCTGAAAGTGGGATGGGGCCAGTGAGTGTAAATCACATGGAAGGATTGAACTACCTGAAGCCACAGCCTGTGGGAGAGAGCGGGGATTTACTTCCCTCTGGATCCTTTAGTCTCCTGAAGCTGGAGGAGATGCTGATCCAGCAAAAGCCAGCGCCGCAGTTGTGTGTTGTCACAAACAACAGAGCTGCCAGGGAATGTACTGGGAGGTGGGCTCCGAAACTGGAAGATGATggtgccaggtgtaatgaaaattCTGTGAAGACTCCTGGAATTCGAAATAATGTTGCATCTGAGAAAGACCATATCTCGAGTGTCAAAGCTGAAGAAACATATTTGGCTCCTCTTCAAGAGATTGTCATACCTGAAGACGATATCAGAAGAGAGAAAGTTTATCCTCTAGCATCTCTGAAGAATAATCCCAGAGATGTGAAAAGCCCAGAAAAAGATACATTACCTGAGAATGAAGTACAAATTGTTAAAGTTTCACCTGAAGAGGATTTTAAAGTTTTTAGACTGGCCGATGATGTCATCTCTACTCCTGAAGACGATGTCATCTCTACTCCTGAAGATGATGTCATAGTTGTGGGAGTTCTTAATAAAGGTCTCTCAACTCAGAATGATGACCTGACAAGTGCCAAAGATCAAAATGGCAGCACTGCATTTTCTGAAGATACGATAGTTTTAAAAGTTCAGAAAGATCTCACAAGTGTGAAACCTACAAATGACCTCCAGCATGTTGTGACTGACAGCCCTCAATCTTCTTGTGTCTTGCCAAAGACTGATGACACGACTGCTACTGAtccagcagatggcagcagttCACTTCCAGGTGGTTTTACAGTTTCACAGGAAAGTAATGACACTTGTGTAAGAGTCTCAGAATATACAACTGGGTTGCAGGAAGATGAAGTCACCGGTATTTCAATTCCAAGTGATCATATCTCATCACAGAAAGATCCGACACCTTTAAAACCTTCTGACCACGACTGCGTAGCTTCTGAAGACGTCATATTTGTCTGTGACGTCAACTTAAAGACTGATGCTGCTGGTTCCAAACATAAAGGTTCTGGTTTTGTTTCAAAGAGAGATGATGTCGTGGTGGTTCTAAGCAAAGGTACGGTGTCTGAAAACGATGGTGTCCCTTGTGTTCTAAATGACCCCACCACATCGCAAGCAGATAAACCCACAACTGCCGGTATGCTGGAAAAGGGTATTGCGTCACAAAATAACAATTTGCTAAGTGGCAGCATTACAAATAAGAGTTCACAGAAAGCTGATGCAAGTGCCAACAGTTTCAAAAATGACGTTGTTTTTTCTAAAGATGACATGACTGTTAACATCTGCAGTGCCAGGACTCAGAAAGATCTATCAACAGCTGGTAAGCTTGAGAGTGAAGTCCTTAATCAGACCATTCCAGAAAACGTGTCTACTCCTGATTTCACAGCTGTCGGAGATAGCAGCAGGTCACAAGGAGGTGATGCTGAAGTTCTCGCATTGCAGCCCATGCTGGAAAAGGACGCTGTCTCCCTGAAGAGTTCCAGAGCTCCGGGTCATGTTCTGCTGCACAAAGTGGATGTGTTGTGTGCTAATGCTCAAGAAAATGCCACCTTCCAAAATGATTTCCCAAACATTACAATCCAAAAAGACGTATCAAAGAAAAGTGCCAGAGTTTCAGAAAATGCCATTACAAATCTTACAAATTATGTCCACAGTTTCAAAGTTCTAAACGACAGAGCCATGTCAAAGCCTGATGGCACCCATGGTGCCCGAGTTTTCAGAAGTCATGTCACAGGTGTGTCAATCCCAAAGGCCTGTAGGACGGATCTGAGGGCTGCCGCTGTTGAAAGACAGAGTCCAGGGGATGGCAGCAGCCAGGGTAAAAGATGCCCAGGAGCAGGAGTTGAGGGGATCAGCAGGAAATGGACTTCGGTGGATGCCAACCAAAAGAGGGCAAGGGTGGCATCAGACTGGAGCAATACAT tggGAGAAGAGAAGTTTATGCCCAAGGTCAGTTTTCACCCCACCACCCCTCCTCCAGGTCGACCCTCTAGTCAAGACCCCCAGAAGCGCTCGTTTGAGGACAGCGTTACCAATACAGGGGTCCCATCAGCTAAGAAACTGTGCACTGTGGAGAGCATCCTGGAAGTAGGAAGAGATGAAACTCTCAAATATTCTAGCAAGCCATCTCGGGGTGTGGTGGCTTCAGCTAGGCAGCTGCAGAATGCACAAGAGGCAACAAAAGATGGGACGAGCACACAAACATACAGAGCTGGAGACCACAGTAATGGGAGTAGAACTGTAAGAGACGGGTTTGCAATGCTGGGGCACTCTGCCAGTGTGTTGAAATTCACTAAAGAACAGAGAGAGATTTCTGAATCGCTCAACTTCAGAAGTCAGGGAATGAAAAGAGATTGGATGAGCATTCCAAAACAGGAATCAACTGGAGAGCTGAGAACGGTGTCTCATCATCGTAAAGACCAGTCCAGAGCAACAAGAGAAAGGCTCAGGGTACCTTGGGATGACGTGGCAGTGATGGGGAATGTCTCCAGCATGGTGTTAACTGAGAAGTCTAGAGCTTTAGATCCTGCTGCTTCTAGAGCGCTTGTTGATAGAACAGCAGAAAGTCTGAGGAACGCACACAAATATGTGACTCCGCTGAAAAGAGAGCCACAGCAGACCAGCAGGGAGTCCAGAGAAAGGCAGTGTTTGGGGAGAGGCAGTGTGCCAGTAGAGGAGGAGTTGAGCCCCTCTGCCCCACTGCTGGGTCCCAGCAGTCTGGAGCAACTGAACAGGATGTTAACCAGGGCGGGCTGGGATGTGCCAGGCTCTGGGGATAGGGCTTTGCAGAAAGCAGAATCTTCATCAGTTAGTTACAGGGCCTCGATGCATGATTGTGAGGCGAGACTCCCTGGGGACAGAACCCCAGAACAAATAGAGTCTCTGTTCTTGGGGAGCAGGTCCCCTCACCAAGCAGAACATCTATTTTCTGGAGGCCAGGCCTCTGAAGATAGGACCCAAAGGCAGGTGGAATCAGAGCTGTTTGGGGACAGCGCCCCAGGGAGCAGGCTCTTATTACAGGGAGCTCACAGCTCCATGGGAAGGGCTCGACAGCAGCCCATGAGACTCCACCTCTCATCTGGGTCAGGACTCCGGATCAGAGTGGCTCAGGGGGCTGAGCTGGAGATGGTTATGCCAGACGGGGCAGAGCTTACCATTGATTTTCCTGCGGCACAGGGCAGTGCTACAAATGAAACTGGCAGGGCCTACAAAGAAGATGCTGAGGAAGGGCCAAGATGGGTAAACTGA
- the LOC117969035 gene encoding uncharacterized protein LOC117969035 isoform X1, translating to MGSGRASPLGGDVDLCGLDNQIEGILEMWKIGDDSPGLKEPWSHPGGSSDVGRVTDGEILERNGDWTMTISSERQLLTERRVPGIPAHRDPFTSCLTRHFCILQDRDLKRNRSLTALEGMIERQIREERKQRRVEELHSFGNAVGSASQSVTVLPGTLECQRAGERAVREEELQQWQGDSVVFSDCSAHFELSESEGEGQLAKGECFENVSESGMGPVSVNHMEGLNYLKPQPVGESGDLLPSGSFSLLKLEEMLIQQKPAPQLCVVTNNRAARECTGRWAPKLEDDGARCNENSVKTPGIRNNVASEKDHISSVKAEETYLAPLQEIVIPEDDIRREKVYPLASLKNNPRDVKSPEKDTLPENEVQIVKVSPEEDFKVFRLADDVISTPEDDVISTPEDDVIVVGVLNKGLSTQNDDLTSAKDQNGSTAFSEDTIVLKVQKDLTSVKPTNDLQHVVTDSPQSSCVLPKTDDTTATDPADGSSSLPGGFTVSQESNDTCVRVSEYTTGLQEDEVTGISIPSDHISSQKDPTPLKPSDHDCVASEDVIFVCDVNLKTDAAGSKHKGSGFVSKRDDVVVVLSKGTVSENDGVPCVLNDPTTSQADKPTTAGMLEKGIASQNNNLLSGSITNKSSQKADASANSFKNDVVFSKDDMTVNICSARTQKDLSTAGKLESEVLNQTIPENVSTPDFTAVGDSSRSQGGDAEVLALQPMLEKDAVSLKSSRAPGHVLLHKVDVLCANAQENATFQNDFPNITIQKDVSKKSARVSENAITNLTNYVHSFKVLNDRAMSKPDGTHGARVFRSHVTGVSIPKACRTDLRAAAVERQSPGDGSSQGKRCPGAGVEGISRKWTSVDANQKRARVASDWSNTLGEEKFMPKVSFHPTTPPPGRPSSQDPQKRSFEDSVTNTGVPSAKKLCTVESILEVGRDETLKYSSKPSRGVVASARQLQNAQEATKDGTSTQTYRAGDHSNGSRTVRDGFAMLGHSASVLKFTKEQREISESLNFRSQGMKRDWMSIPKQESTGELRTVSHHRKDQSRATRERLRVPWDDVAVMGNVSSMVLTEKSRALDPAASRALVDRTAESLRNAHKYVTPLKREPQQTSRESRERQCLGRGSVPVEEELSPSAPLLGPSSLEQLNRMLTRAGWDVPGSGDRALQKAESSSVSYRASMHDCEARLPGDRTPEQIESLFLGSRSPHQAEHLFSGGQASEDRTQRQVESELFGDSAPGSRLLLQGAHSSMGRARQQPMRLHLSSGSGLRIRVAQGAELEMVMPDGAELTIDFPAAQGSATNETGRAYKEDAEEGPRWVN from the exons ATGGGCAGTGGCCGGGCCTCCCCACTTGGGGGCGATGTGGATCTGTGCGGACTGGACAATCAGATAGAGGGCATTCTGGAAATGTGGAAGATAGGAGATGACAGCCCCGGTCTAAAGGAGCCTTGGAGTCACCCAG GTGGAAGTTCAGATGTTGGTCGTGTTACAGACGGAGAGATCCTAGAACGGAATGGGGACTGGACAATGACCATCTCCTCAGAAAGGCAGCTACTCACTGAGAGGCGAGTGCCGGGGATCCCAGCTCACAGAGATCCCTTTACTTCG TGCCTCACCCGCCACTTCTGTATCCTG CAGGACAGAGATCTAAAGAGAAACCGAAGCCTGACAGCACTGGAGGGAATGATTGAGCGACAGATTCGAGAGGAGAGGAAACAAAGGAGAGTGGAGGAGCTTCA CAGTTTTGGGAATGCTGTCGGCAGCGCATCCCAGAGTGTGACCGTGCTGCCGGGAACGCTGGAGTGTCAGAGAGCTGGAGAACGAGCGGTCAGAGAGGAGGAGCTGCA GCAATGGCAGGGGGATAGCGTCGTCTTCTCAGATTGCTCTGCTCACTTTGAATTGTctgagagcgagggagagggacAGCTGGCCAAAGG GGAGTGCTTTGAGAACGTTTCTGAAAGTGGGATGGGGCCAGTGAGTGTAAATCACATGGAAGGATTGAACTACCTGAAGCCACAGCCTGTGGGAGAGAGCGGGGATTTACTTCCCTCTGGATCCTTTAGTCTCCTGAAGCTGGAGGAGATGCTGATCCAGCAAAAGCCAGCGCCGCAGTTGTGTGTTGTCACAAACAACAGAGCTGCCAGGGAATGTACTGGGAGGTGGGCTCCGAAACTGGAAGATGATggtgccaggtgtaatgaaaattCTGTGAAGACTCCTGGAATTCGAAATAATGTTGCATCTGAGAAAGACCATATCTCGAGTGTCAAAGCTGAAGAAACATATTTGGCTCCTCTTCAAGAGATTGTCATACCTGAAGACGATATCAGAAGAGAGAAAGTTTATCCTCTAGCATCTCTGAAGAATAATCCCAGAGATGTGAAAAGCCCAGAAAAAGATACATTACCTGAGAATGAAGTACAAATTGTTAAAGTTTCACCTGAAGAGGATTTTAAAGTTTTTAGACTGGCCGATGATGTCATCTCTACTCCTGAAGACGATGTCATCTCTACTCCTGAAGATGATGTCATAGTTGTGGGAGTTCTTAATAAAGGTCTCTCAACTCAGAATGATGACCTGACAAGTGCCAAAGATCAAAATGGCAGCACTGCATTTTCTGAAGATACGATAGTTTTAAAAGTTCAGAAAGATCTCACAAGTGTGAAACCTACAAATGACCTCCAGCATGTTGTGACTGACAGCCCTCAATCTTCTTGTGTCTTGCCAAAGACTGATGACACGACTGCTACTGAtccagcagatggcagcagttCACTTCCAGGTGGTTTTACAGTTTCACAGGAAAGTAATGACACTTGTGTAAGAGTCTCAGAATATACAACTGGGTTGCAGGAAGATGAAGTCACCGGTATTTCAATTCCAAGTGATCATATCTCATCACAGAAAGATCCGACACCTTTAAAACCTTCTGACCACGACTGCGTAGCTTCTGAAGACGTCATATTTGTCTGTGACGTCAACTTAAAGACTGATGCTGCTGGTTCCAAACATAAAGGTTCTGGTTTTGTTTCAAAGAGAGATGATGTCGTGGTGGTTCTAAGCAAAGGTACGGTGTCTGAAAACGATGGTGTCCCTTGTGTTCTAAATGACCCCACCACATCGCAAGCAGATAAACCCACAACTGCCGGTATGCTGGAAAAGGGTATTGCGTCACAAAATAACAATTTGCTAAGTGGCAGCATTACAAATAAGAGTTCACAGAAAGCTGATGCAAGTGCCAACAGTTTCAAAAATGACGTTGTTTTTTCTAAAGATGACATGACTGTTAACATCTGCAGTGCCAGGACTCAGAAAGATCTATCAACAGCTGGTAAGCTTGAGAGTGAAGTCCTTAATCAGACCATTCCAGAAAACGTGTCTACTCCTGATTTCACAGCTGTCGGAGATAGCAGCAGGTCACAAGGAGGTGATGCTGAAGTTCTCGCATTGCAGCCCATGCTGGAAAAGGACGCTGTCTCCCTGAAGAGTTCCAGAGCTCCGGGTCATGTTCTGCTGCACAAAGTGGATGTGTTGTGTGCTAATGCTCAAGAAAATGCCACCTTCCAAAATGATTTCCCAAACATTACAATCCAAAAAGACGTATCAAAGAAAAGTGCCAGAGTTTCAGAAAATGCCATTACAAATCTTACAAATTATGTCCACAGTTTCAAAGTTCTAAACGACAGAGCCATGTCAAAGCCTGATGGCACCCATGGTGCCCGAGTTTTCAGAAGTCATGTCACAGGTGTGTCAATCCCAAAGGCCTGTAGGACGGATCTGAGGGCTGCCGCTGTTGAAAGACAGAGTCCAGGGGATGGCAGCAGCCAGGGTAAAAGATGCCCAGGAGCAGGAGTTGAGGGGATCAGCAGGAAATGGACTTCGGTGGATGCCAACCAAAAGAGGGCAAGGGTGGCATCAGACTGGAGCAATACAT tggGAGAAGAGAAGTTTATGCCCAAGGTCAGTTTTCACCCCACCACCCCTCCTCCAGGTCGACCCTCTAGTCAAGACCCCCAGAAGCGCTCGTTTGAGGACAGCGTTACCAATACAGGGGTCCCATCAGCTAAGAAACTGTGCACTGTGGAGAGCATCCTGGAAGTAGGAAGAGATGAAACTCTCAAATATTCTAGCAAGCCATCTCGGGGTGTGGTGGCTTCAGCTAGGCAGCTGCAGAATGCACAAGAGGCAACAAAAGATGGGACGAGCACACAAACATACAGAGCTGGAGACCACAGTAATGGGAGTAGAACTGTAAGAGACGGGTTTGCAATGCTGGGGCACTCTGCCAGTGTGTTGAAATTCACTAAAGAACAGAGAGAGATTTCTGAATCGCTCAACTTCAGAAGTCAGGGAATGAAAAGAGATTGGATGAGCATTCCAAAACAGGAATCAACTGGAGAGCTGAGAACGGTGTCTCATCATCGTAAAGACCAGTCCAGAGCAACAAGAGAAAGGCTCAGGGTACCTTGGGATGACGTGGCAGTGATGGGGAATGTCTCCAGCATGGTGTTAACTGAGAAGTCTAGAGCTTTAGATCCTGCTGCTTCTAGAGCGCTTGTTGATAGAACAGCAGAAAGTCTGAGGAACGCACACAAATATGTGACTCCGCTGAAAAGAGAGCCACAGCAGACCAGCAGGGAGTCCAGAGAAAGGCAGTGTTTGGGGAGAGGCAGTGTGCCAGTAGAGGAGGAGTTGAGCCCCTCTGCCCCACTGCTGGGTCCCAGCAGTCTGGAGCAACTGAACAGGATGTTAACCAGGGCGGGCTGGGATGTGCCAGGCTCTGGGGATAGGGCTTTGCAGAAAGCAGAATCTTCATCAGTTAGTTACAGGGCCTCGATGCATGATTGTGAGGCGAGACTCCCTGGGGACAGAACCCCAGAACAAATAGAGTCTCTGTTCTTGGGGAGCAGGTCCCCTCACCAAGCAGAACATCTATTTTCTGGAGGCCAGGCCTCTGAAGATAGGACCCAAAGGCAGGTGGAATCAGAGCTGTTTGGGGACAGCGCCCCAGGGAGCAGGCTCTTATTACAGGGAGCTCACAGCTCCATGGGAAGGGCTCGACAGCAGCCCATGAGACTCCACCTCTCATCTGGGTCAGGACTCCGGATCAGAGTGGCTCAGGGGGCTGAGCTGGAGATGGTTATGCCAGACGGGGCAGAGCTTACCATTGATTTTCCTGCGGCACAGGGCAGTGCTACAAATGAAACTGGCAGGGCCTACAAAGAAGATGCTGAGGAAGGGCCAAGATGGGTAAACTGA